A region of uncultured Anaeromusa sp. DNA encodes the following proteins:
- a CDS encoding methyl-accepting chemotaxis protein, protein MMNQNKSRIPIVAQIVVMFVLAVSLMAGVVGYTYYHLRAVGAEAQNVIEADALDMVAAKDAHTQFTRALLDMRGFLFYPDGMDTYEKGYRANIQLSYSIMNDYVSKVEKPELKAKGEEVKKLIGDYVNLGDRVIAAKRANDPNLAKITGEGRALVAAIDKGCVELTEAQRQTLLKETQIMVAHVQERSNNALLVSAIIIVFALAMGIGYSRATAARLAHVKTELECIGNLDLTRADVVPKRNDEIGDMGLMMNAMRRQLKQVVQQVHSGSQTLAAASEELSATIEETMRALEQVVTSVEEIAHGATQNADNITTVSATIEEISAGTEEMTANANEVNNGTQTAVEEANRGMVMLGEVVAQNENIGRSMGEITAVTNKLAAASENIKGIVDVINGIAGQTNLLALNAAIEAARAGEAGRGFAVVAEEVRKLAEQSAKATEEIAGIIGSMGEEIAFSVARVDAANKDVLSGKETAHRTAEGFKAIIDRLGKVKIGIEQIAASVDETAHGTQAMVDNVQSISAVAEETSATSQSVVHATEQQRASMREVNSSAESLATLATEMNQIVGRFKI, encoded by the coding sequence ATGATGAATCAGAATAAGAGTCGTATACCTATTGTTGCACAAATTGTGGTTATGTTTGTCTTAGCAGTGTCTTTGATGGCAGGGGTCGTAGGGTATACCTACTACCATTTGCGAGCAGTCGGGGCGGAAGCGCAAAACGTCATTGAAGCGGATGCGTTGGATATGGTGGCGGCCAAGGATGCGCATACGCAATTTACAAGGGCGCTTTTAGATATGCGCGGATTCCTCTTTTATCCGGATGGCATGGATACTTATGAGAAGGGATATCGGGCGAACATTCAGTTGAGCTATTCGATTATGAACGACTATGTCTCCAAGGTGGAAAAGCCGGAGTTGAAGGCTAAAGGCGAAGAAGTGAAAAAGCTCATTGGAGATTATGTTAATTTGGGGGATCGAGTGATTGCGGCGAAACGCGCTAATGATCCTAACTTGGCTAAGATTACAGGCGAAGGACGCGCGTTGGTTGCGGCGATCGATAAGGGCTGTGTGGAGCTGACGGAAGCGCAGCGGCAGACGTTGCTGAAAGAGACTCAAATCATGGTGGCTCATGTGCAGGAACGTTCCAACAATGCATTGCTTGTAAGCGCAATTATCATTGTTTTTGCCTTGGCAATGGGTATTGGGTATAGTCGTGCTACGGCTGCGCGCTTGGCGCATGTAAAAACGGAATTGGAATGTATTGGCAATTTAGATTTAACTCGGGCCGATGTGGTTCCAAAGCGCAATGATGAAATCGGCGATATGGGTTTGATGATGAATGCTATGCGCAGGCAGCTCAAGCAAGTGGTGCAGCAGGTGCATAGCGGCAGCCAGACCTTAGCCGCTGCCAGCGAAGAATTAAGTGCCACGATTGAAGAGACCATGCGGGCCTTAGAACAGGTGGTTACCAGCGTTGAGGAAATCGCGCACGGTGCTACGCAAAATGCTGACAACATTACTACTGTCTCGGCGACCATTGAAGAAATCTCCGCCGGGACGGAAGAAATGACCGCCAATGCCAACGAAGTAAACAACGGTACGCAAACTGCGGTGGAAGAAGCGAACCGCGGCATGGTCATGCTGGGCGAAGTGGTCGCGCAAAATGAGAATATAGGCCGTTCGATGGGCGAGATTACGGCGGTTACGAACAAGCTGGCAGCGGCATCGGAAAACATCAAAGGCATTGTGGATGTGATCAATGGCATTGCCGGACAGACCAATTTATTGGCGCTTAATGCAGCTATTGAAGCGGCTCGCGCGGGAGAAGCGGGCAGAGGTTTCGCCGTAGTGGCCGAAGAGGTGCGCAAGCTGGCGGAACAAAGCGCCAAGGCCACCGAGGAAATTGCCGGTATTATCGGCAGCATGGGCGAAGAAATCGCTTTTTCTGTTGCGCGCGTGGATGCGGCGAATAAGGATGTTCTCTCAGGCAAGGAAACGGCGCACCGGACTGCAGAGGGCTTTAAAGCGATTATTGATCGTCTGGGAAAAGTAAAAATTGGAATTGAGCAGATTGCTGCTTCTGTAGATGAGACTGCTCATGGCACGCAGGCTATGGTGGATAATGTGCAAAGTATCAGCGCTGTGGCGGAAGAGACCTCGGCGACCTCGCAGTCCGTGGTGCATGCAACAGAGCAGCAGCGGGCCAGTATGCGCGAGGTCAACAGCAGCGCTGAGTCACTGGCTACCTTGGCGACGGAGATGAATCAGATTGTGGGTCGCTTTAAAATTTAA